The Henckelia pumila isolate YLH828 chromosome 2, ASM3356847v2, whole genome shotgun sequence genome includes a window with the following:
- the LOC140878827 gene encoding secreted RxLR effector protein 161-like gives MVLSQSHYVNKILEKFNKDDSALARTPIDTSQHLSKNWGESISQLEYSRVIGSLMYLMSCTRPDIAYAVSKLSRFTSNPGADYWKEIFRLLRYLRYTRDHGLHYTRYPAVIEGYSDANWISDMKDSKSTSGFIFTLGGAAIA, from the coding sequence ATGGTTCTAAGTCAATCACATTATgtgaataaaattcttgagaaaTTTAATAAGGATGATTCTGCATTGGCTAGAACCCCGATAGATACGAGTCAACATCTATCAAAGAATTGGGGTGAGAGTATCTCCCAATTAGAATACTCTCGAGTGATTGGAAGTCTGATGTACTTAATGAGTTGTACACGACCAGACATAGCCTATGCTGTAAGCAAATTGAGCAGATTCACGAGTAATCCAGGAGCTGATTACTGGAAAGAAATTTTCAGATTGCTAAGGTATTTAAGATACACTCGTGACCATGGGCTGCACTATACTAGATATCCCGCTGTTATTGAAGGATACAGTGATGCAAACTGGATATCTGATATGAAAGATTCAAAATCTACAAGTGGATTTATATTCACTTTAGGAGGTGCAGCAATTGCATGA
- the LOC140878828 gene encoding uncharacterized protein — protein sequence MKAMVVKRGWLSNTLEQRRVQIPEIKEDQVLINVCAVGVNRVDVLECSGIIEALGRNVRHWKVGQRVCAINVEEGGGYAEKVVVPAEFLLPLPDYFDLDDAAALPYESCVIWLVLSKMHTRQTGFPDKWILIREGSIIAPLAIQYAKYMGFKVVASTGNCNNFDMYVSYGAEFCVDHTATNFVRQVFEKLGYRGVDFVLDYGASDLQRNIACCRTRGMVAIVHLHGVKRTSIDLNTLLKAQAEIKVFNSRFRDFRDKASVIAGLKINLWPAVLQGRVFPVIEHRFPMEEAQKALDLVKGNDSSFGKIIVCVNLDKSSSGHLKTK from the exons ATGAAGGCAATGGTGGTAAAAAGAGGGTGGCTTTCAAATACTTTAGAGCAGCGAAGAGTCCAAATCCCTGAAATCAAGGAAGATCAAGTTTTGATCAACGTGTGCGCCGTAGGTGTCAATAGAGTTGATGTCCTGGAATGTTCTGGAATCATCGAAGCCCTCGGGAGAAATGTGCGTCATTGGAAAGTCGGACAAAGG GTTTGTGCTATTAATGTTGAGGAGGGAGGAGGGTATGCTGAAAAAGTGGTTGTACCTGCGGAGTTTCTGCTTCCGTTGCCGGATTATTTCGATTTAGATGATGCGGCAGCCTTACCTTATGAGTCATGTGTCATATGGTTAGTTTTATCAAAAATGCATACTCGCCAGACAGGATTTCCAGATAAATGGATACTG atTCGTGAAGGCTCTATCATCGCCCCATTGGCAATACAATATGCAAAGTACATGGGCTTCAAAGTTGTTGCCTCCACAG gaaatTGCAACAACTTTGATATGTATGTCTCTTATGGTGCTGAATTTTGTGTTGATCACACAGCAACAAACTTTGTACGCCAAGTTTTTGAGAAACTTGGATATCGAG GTGTTGATTTTGTTCTTGAttatggagcttccgatctacaaaGAAACATCGCGTGTTGTCGTACGAGGGGTATGGTTGCAATTGTGCATTTGCATGGAGTGAAACGTACTAGTATAGATCTAAATACACTGCTAAAAGCACAGGCTGAAATTAAAG TTTTCAATTCACGATTTAGAGATTTCCGTGATAAAGCTTCTGTGATCGCCGGACTGAAAATCAATTTGTGGCCTGCCGTTCTCCAAGGCAGAGTTTTTCCGGTAATCGAGCATCGTTTTCCGATGGAAGAAGCTCAAAAGGCTTTGGACCTTGTCAAGGGAAATGATAGCAGCTTTGGGAAGATTATCGTGTGCGTGAATTTGGACAAGAGCAGTAGTGGCCATCTTAAAacgaaataa
- the LOC140882175 gene encoding DNA repair protein XRCC2 homolog isoform X2 translates to METPWSWIRADETAKVALLRAFSERPVVVLPPPLHHIPFRAGNVVELVGSSPSAKTHILNQAAINCILPKDWKGVQYGGLERAVMFVDLDCRFDVLSLSKALELRILAVKGSCCDMKRHELDRELFMTCMRRFLYIRCYNSLEFLATLKTMHYRLQKEKETQAGGVYMLMLDSIGAFYWMDRALPSSSSTSSRKNLSLQSMTETVVQEIQRLMLVHPILVLATKSALSSDKQSKTEVSRDLGKWPAEHATKLSGPQSLSHREYMPSAWKCLVTHRVLLRATEDNGDPKSRPTFSTEWLLPALALSDKFMINNDGSLVML, encoded by the exons ATGGAGACCCCATGGTCATGGATCAGAGCTGACGAAACTGCCAAAGTAGCACTCCTCAGAGCATTTTCCGAGCGGCCGGTTGTGGTGTTGCCGCCGCCGCTTCACCACATACCCTTCCGCGCCGGTAACGTCGTTGAACTTGTGGGCTCTTCTCCTTCCGCCAAAACCCATATCCTCAACCAG GCTGCGATTAACTGCATTTTGCCCAAGGATTGGAAGGGGGTGCAGTATGGAGGGCTTGAGCGTGCTGTGATGTTCGTTGACTTGGACTGCCGGTTTGATGTTTTGAGTCTTTCCAAAGCTTTAGAACTACGAATTCTTGCAGTTAAAG GATCATGTTGCGACATGAAACGGCATGAACTTGATAGAGAGTTATTTATGACGTGCATGAGGCGGTTCTTGTATATCCGTTGCTACAATAGTTTGGAGTTTCTTGCTACTCTTAAG ACAATGCATTATAGGCTTCAGAAAGAGAAGGAAACACAAGCTGGTGGTGTGTATATGCTTATGTTGGACAG TATTGGAGCTTTTTACTGGATGGATCGTGCTCTGCCATCTTCGTCATCGACCAGCAGCAG GAAGAACCTCTCCCTTCAGAGCATGACAGAAACCGTGGTTCAGGAAATCCAGAGGCTTATGCTGGTGCACCCTATACTTGTGTTGGCTACCAAATCTGCTTTGTCAAGCGATAAGCAATCAAAAACTGAAGTGTCAAG AGACTTGGGTAAATGGCCAGCTGAACATGCAACAAAATTAAGTGGTCCTCAGAGTCTATCGCATCGTGAATACATGCCTTCAGCTTGGAAG TGCTTGGTTACACACAGAGTACTTTTGAGAGCTACAG AAGATAACGGCGATCCAAAGAGTCGTCCAACCTTTTCAACAGAATGGTTGTTACCAGCACTAGCGTTATCAGATAAATTTATGATCAACAAT GATGGTTCCTTGGTTATGTTGTGA
- the LOC140882175 gene encoding DNA repair protein XRCC2 homolog isoform X1, whose translation METPWSWIRADETAKVALLRAFSERPVVVLPPPLHHIPFRAGNVVELVGSSPSAKTHILNQAAINCILPKDWKGVQYGGLERAVMFVDLDCRFDVLSLSKALELRILAVKGSCCDMKRHELDRELFMTCMRRFLYIRCYNSLEFLATLKTMHYRLQKEKETQAGGVYMLMLDSIGAFYWMDRALPSSSSTSSRKNLSLQSMTETVVQEIQRLMLVHPILVLATKSALSSDKQSKTEVSRDLGKWPAEHATKLSGPQSLSHREYMPSAWKCLVTHRVLLRATVEDNGDPKSRPTFSTEWLLPALALSDKFMINNDGSLVML comes from the exons ATGGAGACCCCATGGTCATGGATCAGAGCTGACGAAACTGCCAAAGTAGCACTCCTCAGAGCATTTTCCGAGCGGCCGGTTGTGGTGTTGCCGCCGCCGCTTCACCACATACCCTTCCGCGCCGGTAACGTCGTTGAACTTGTGGGCTCTTCTCCTTCCGCCAAAACCCATATCCTCAACCAG GCTGCGATTAACTGCATTTTGCCCAAGGATTGGAAGGGGGTGCAGTATGGAGGGCTTGAGCGTGCTGTGATGTTCGTTGACTTGGACTGCCGGTTTGATGTTTTGAGTCTTTCCAAAGCTTTAGAACTACGAATTCTTGCAGTTAAAG GATCATGTTGCGACATGAAACGGCATGAACTTGATAGAGAGTTATTTATGACGTGCATGAGGCGGTTCTTGTATATCCGTTGCTACAATAGTTTGGAGTTTCTTGCTACTCTTAAG ACAATGCATTATAGGCTTCAGAAAGAGAAGGAAACACAAGCTGGTGGTGTGTATATGCTTATGTTGGACAG TATTGGAGCTTTTTACTGGATGGATCGTGCTCTGCCATCTTCGTCATCGACCAGCAGCAG GAAGAACCTCTCCCTTCAGAGCATGACAGAAACCGTGGTTCAGGAAATCCAGAGGCTTATGCTGGTGCACCCTATACTTGTGTTGGCTACCAAATCTGCTTTGTCAAGCGATAAGCAATCAAAAACTGAAGTGTCAAG AGACTTGGGTAAATGGCCAGCTGAACATGCAACAAAATTAAGTGGTCCTCAGAGTCTATCGCATCGTGAATACATGCCTTCAGCTTGGAAG TGCTTGGTTACACACAGAGTACTTTTGAGAGCTACAG TAGAAGATAACGGCGATCCAAAGAGTCGTCCAACCTTTTCAACAGAATGGTTGTTACCAGCACTAGCGTTATCAGATAAATTTATGATCAACAAT GATGGTTCCTTGGTTATGTTGTGA
- the LOC140882175 gene encoding DNA repair protein XRCC2 homolog isoform X3 produces the protein METPWSWIRADETAKVALLRAFSERPVVVLPPPLHHIPFRAGNVVELVGSSPSAKTHILNQAAINCILPKDWKGVQYGGLERAVMFVDLDCRFDVLSLSKALELRILAVKGSCCDMKRHELDRELFMTCMRRFLYIRCYNSLEFLATLKYWSFLLDGSCSAIFVIDQQQVMVFDAAWLMKNLSLQSMTETVVQEIQRLMLVHPILVLATKSALSSDKQSKTEVSRDLGKWPAEHATKLSGPQSLSHREYMPSAWKCLVTHRVLLRATVEDNGDPKSRPTFSTEWLLPALALSDKFMINNDGSLVML, from the exons ATGGAGACCCCATGGTCATGGATCAGAGCTGACGAAACTGCCAAAGTAGCACTCCTCAGAGCATTTTCCGAGCGGCCGGTTGTGGTGTTGCCGCCGCCGCTTCACCACATACCCTTCCGCGCCGGTAACGTCGTTGAACTTGTGGGCTCTTCTCCTTCCGCCAAAACCCATATCCTCAACCAG GCTGCGATTAACTGCATTTTGCCCAAGGATTGGAAGGGGGTGCAGTATGGAGGGCTTGAGCGTGCTGTGATGTTCGTTGACTTGGACTGCCGGTTTGATGTTTTGAGTCTTTCCAAAGCTTTAGAACTACGAATTCTTGCAGTTAAAG GATCATGTTGCGACATGAAACGGCATGAACTTGATAGAGAGTTATTTATGACGTGCATGAGGCGGTTCTTGTATATCCGTTGCTACAATAGTTTGGAGTTTCTTGCTACTCTTAAG TATTGGAGCTTTTTACTGGATGGATCGTGCTCTGCCATCTTCGTCATCGACCAGCAGCAGGTGATGGTTTTTGATGCCGCATGGCTCAT GAAGAACCTCTCCCTTCAGAGCATGACAGAAACCGTGGTTCAGGAAATCCAGAGGCTTATGCTGGTGCACCCTATACTTGTGTTGGCTACCAAATCTGCTTTGTCAAGCGATAAGCAATCAAAAACTGAAGTGTCAAG AGACTTGGGTAAATGGCCAGCTGAACATGCAACAAAATTAAGTGGTCCTCAGAGTCTATCGCATCGTGAATACATGCCTTCAGCTTGGAAG TGCTTGGTTACACACAGAGTACTTTTGAGAGCTACAG TAGAAGATAACGGCGATCCAAAGAGTCGTCCAACCTTTTCAACAGAATGGTTGTTACCAGCACTAGCGTTATCAGATAAATTTATGATCAACAAT GATGGTTCCTTGGTTATGTTGTGA
- the LOC140880833 gene encoding phenylalanine--tRNA ligase beta subunit, cytoplasmic-like: MPTVSVGRDRLFQALGRTYTEEEFEDLCFKFGIELDDVTTEKAILRKEKHLEEEDPSDDEEVIYKIEVPANRYDLLCLEGLAQALRIFNGLDPIPTHNVANINKKSMLKMHVRAETSQVRPYVVCAVLRGVTFNEARYNSFIDLQDRLHQNICRRRTLVAIGTHDLDAIKGPFTYEALPPLEINFIPLKQTKNFRADELMEFYKSDMKLKKFLHIIEDSPVFPVIYDHSRTVLSLPPIINGAHSAISLETKNVFIECTATDLTKANIVLNTMVSMFSVYCERKFEVEPVEVIYPDGKSYICPDLSLYQMVVPLSYITSTVGVPLPVHQVEGLLNKMQLHAESSVSKEKQTIFTISVPPTRSDILHPCDVAEDVAIAYGYNEIPKMKLPSLKPQSLNQFSDLIRTEIAMVGYTEVLTWILCSYKENFTMLNRKDDKATAAINGNPRSADFEVVRTSLMPGILKTVGHNKDHPKPIKIFEVGDVVLLNETKDVGASNRRYLAALYCGSTSGFELIHGLVDRIMEVIGTPFVAPGDNTGYYIQSSEEPEFLPGRQANVIYKGKQIGTFGIVHPQVLDNFDIPDPCSFVELDIESFL, translated from the exons ATGCCTACGGTCAGCGTAGGCAGAGATCGCCTCTTCCAAGCCCTAGGACGCACTTACA CTGAGGAAGAGTTTGAAGATTTATGCTTCAAATTCGGGATTGAGCTCGATGACGTG ACAACGGAAAAAGCAATTCTACGGAAAGAGAAGCATTTGGAAGAGGAAGACCCCTCAGATGATGAAGAAGTGATTTACAAAATTGAGGTGCCGGCCAATAG ATATGACTTGCTTTGTCTTGAGGGGTTGGCACAAGCCCTCCGCATATTCAATGGACTTGATCCAATTCCTACACATAATGTTGCAAACATCAATAAAAAGTCTATGCTCAAAATGCACGTGAGAGCGGAG ACGTCTCAGGTTCGACCATATGTTGTATGCGCTGTTTTAAGAGGTGTTACATTCAATGAAGCTAGATATAATAGTTTTATAGATCTTCAAGATCGACTTCATCAGAATATCTGCCG GCGAAGAACTTTGGTTGCAATTGGCACGCACGACTTGGATGCTATAAAAGGCCCTTTCACATATGAA GCTTTGCCACCTCTAGAAATAAACTTCATACCATTGAAACAG ACGAAGAACTTCAGAGCGGATGAGTTAATGGAATTTTACAAG TCGGATATGAAACTGAAGAAATTCTTGCATATAATTGAGGATTCACCGGTGTTCCCAGTTATATATGATCATAGCAG AACTGTTTTGTCTTTGCCTCCAATTATTAATGGTGCACATTCTGCCATTAGTTTGGAGACAAAGAATGTATTTATTGAGTGTACAGCCACAGATCTGACAAAAGCAAATATTGTTCTGAACACAATG GTTTCCATGTTTTCGGTATATTGTGAAAGGAAGTTTGAGGTGGAGCCGGTTGAAGTAATTTACCCTGATGGAAAATCATACATTTGCCCAGATCTGTCACTGTACCAGATGGTTGTACCCTTATCATACATCACTAGTACAGTTGGAGTTCCGTTGCCAGTCCATCAG GTGGAAGGTTTGTTGAATAAAATGCAATTACATGCTGAGTCCTCTGTATCTAAAGAGAAGCAAACCATATTCACTATATCTGTACCTCCAACGAGAAGTGACATTCTCCATCCTTGTGATGTGGCTGAG GATGTTGCGATTGCTTATGGTTACAATGAAATTCCAAAGATGAAGCTGCCATCTTTAAAGCCACAGTCACTGAATCAGTTCAGTGATCTTATTCGAACAGAG ATTGCAATGGTTGGTTATACAGAGGTGTTAACATGGATCTTATGCTCGTATAAAGAAAATTTCACCATGCTTAATCGGAAAGACGACAAGGCAACAGCAGCAATAAATGGAAATCCCCGTTCCGCTGATTTTGAG GTTGTCCGTACCAGCCTAATGCCGGGCATATTGAAAACAGTCGGACACAATAAAGACCATCCAAAACCAATAAAG ATTTTTGAAGTGGGTGATGTGGTGCTGCTTAACGAGACAAAAGATGTAGGTGCGTCGAATCGCCGTTATCTTGCAGCTCTATATTGCGGGTCTACCTCAGGATTCGAG TTGATACATGGTCTTGTGGATAGAATCATGGAAGTCATCGGAACTCCTTTTGTAGCCCCTGGGGACAACACAGGCTATTATATACAAAGTTCAGAG GAGCCTGAGTTTCTTCCAGGTAGACAAGCAAATGTCATTTATAAGGGAAAACAAATAGGCACTTTTGGTATCGTCCACCCACAG GTGTTGGATAACTTTGATATTCCGGACCCCTGCTCTTTCGTGGAACTCGACATCGAGAGCTTCCTGTAG
- the LOC140880834 gene encoding receptor homology region, transmembrane domain- and RING domain-containing protein 2-like yields MWVFFCSFVFLIGVFQAFGSVVLIGNNVTLSFENTESNFAPLVKRSEKCGVLYAADPLDACSPLANKVISKLNDPRSPFVLIIRGGCSFEDKVRTAQAAGFRAAIVYDNENGALIAMAGHSVGINISAVFVSKHSGETLRDYANIPDMELWIVPSFQNSAWSIMGISFISLLAMCAVIVSCFFVRRHRIRRRERPRAPRVQEFHGMSSRLVNAMPSVIFTAELEDNCTSKACTICLEDYVVGEKLRILPCCHKFHANCVDTWLTSRRTFCPICKRDARSCEGNPPSSESTPLLSALVSSSPILSSISSLAPSSATEFGPSSSLPPSVPHPQPASETHFNQLCHQNTAQTVLDLSSQRSYTAFLGNYPLSPSNSRYLSPYPPGSGSYMDYVNRLP; encoded by the exons ATGTGGGTATTTTTTTGCTCCTTTGTCTTTCTAATTGGCGTTTTCCAGGCTTTCGGCAGTGTGGTTTTGATAGGCAACAATGTTACTTTATCCTTCGAAAACACAGAATCTAATTTTG CTCCGTTGGTTAAACGATCTGAGAAATGTGGCGTATTATATGCGGCAGACCCTTTGGATGCATGCTCACCACTGGCCAATAAAGTTATTTCGAAATTGAATGATCCAAGGTCCCCATTTGTGTTGATAattagaggaggatgtagtttCGAGGATAAAGTCAGGACCGCACAAGCTGCAGGATTCAGAGCAGCCATTGTCTATGACAATGAAAATGGTGCTCTAATTGCAA TGGCTGGACATTCTGTTGGCATCAACATATCCGCAGTATTTGTTTCCAAACATTCTGGAGAAACATTGAGAGATTATGCTAATATCCCTGATATGGAGTTGTGGATAGTCCCGAGCTTTCAAAACTCAGCGTGGTCTATCATGGGTATTTCCTTCATTTCACTGCTTGCCATGTGTGCTGTGATAGTTTCTTGTTTCTTCGTCCGAAGGCACCGCATTAGAAGAAGAGAGAGGCCTCGAGCTCCACGTGTACAAGAATTCCATGGGATGAGCAGCCGATTGGTGAATGCCATGCCAAGTGTAATTTTTACAGCAGAGCTGGAGGATAATTGTACTTCGAAAGCTTGTACTATATGTCTCGAAGACTATGTTGTGGGAGAGAAACTCAGAATTCTGCCATGCTGCCACA AGTTTCATGCCAATTGCGTCGACACTTGGCTCACCTCACGGAGAACATTCTGCCCCATTTGCAAGCGTGATGCAAGAAGCTGCGAGGGAAACCCACCATCATCAGAATCTACGCCATTGCTGTCGGCTCTTGTTTCTTCATCTCCGATATTGTCATCTATATCATCCTTAGCACCATCGTCAGCCACAGAATTTGGCCCTTCCTCTTCTCTTCCCCCCTCAGTTCCTCATCCCCAGCCTGCCTCAGAAACACATTTCAATCAATTGTGCCACCAGAACACAGCTCAAACCGTTCTCGACCTATCGTCTCAAAGGTCTTATACTGCTTTCTTAGGTAACTATCCACTATCACCTTCCAATTCTAGATACCTATCTCCATATCCTCCAGGCAGTGGTAGTTATATGGATTACGTGAATCGCCTTCCTTAG